The following are encoded together in the Parabacteroides chongii genome:
- a CDS encoding YihY/virulence factor BrkB family protein, whose protein sequence is MKKKTDKKTADKKPLIERINTLLTRTIRFVTYDIWRITENEVSGLKELYINTIKTIILAVRGFNSENLQTKASALTYSTFLAIVPLLAVLVGIAKGFGFQATVRKELLYYFPGHENELNKAFQYVENYLAQAQGGVIIGIGLVLLFYTVINLISSIEDTFNDIWQIKKSRPWYRKISDYLALFLILPILMTASSGLSIFASTLQNSFLSNYLFFTPIVELALNVVPYIITIMAFTGLYLSLPNTKVRFINGLVAGVIAGCAFQFFQFIYISGQIWVSKYNAIYGSFAALPLLLLWLQLSWLICLFGAELSYASQNVKKFSFERDSKNISRRYKDFLTLLISSLIIKRFVNGEKPYTADELSDAYRIPIRLTTDILYLLTELGIIIEVNYGDDERVAYYQPAIDINKITVGYLFAKMDEYGSENFKIDTSKLFTKEWHALLKTREDMIKANDNILLKDL, encoded by the coding sequence ATGAAGAAGAAGACGGATAAAAAGACTGCTGATAAAAAGCCTTTGATTGAACGGATCAACACCTTGCTGACAAGAACCATTCGTTTTGTAACTTACGACATTTGGAGAATCACAGAGAATGAAGTAAGCGGTCTGAAAGAGCTTTATATCAACACGATCAAAACAATCATACTTGCTGTACGCGGATTCAACAGCGAGAATCTGCAAACCAAAGCTTCAGCCCTTACCTACAGTACTTTTCTGGCAATTGTTCCTCTTTTGGCAGTATTGGTCGGGATAGCCAAAGGATTCGGATTCCAGGCCACTGTGAGGAAAGAACTACTTTATTACTTTCCCGGACATGAAAACGAACTGAACAAAGCCTTTCAATATGTGGAAAATTATTTGGCACAGGCACAGGGCGGCGTTATCATCGGAATCGGTCTTGTTCTGCTATTCTATACGGTCATCAACCTGATTTCTTCCATTGAAGATACTTTTAACGATATCTGGCAAATAAAGAAATCACGACCCTGGTATCGGAAAATATCCGACTATCTGGCTTTGTTCCTCATATTACCGATATTGATGACGGCCTCCAGCGGGCTTTCCATCTTTGCTTCTACGCTTCAAAATTCATTCTTGAGCAACTATCTGTTTTTCACTCCGATCGTGGAACTTGCTCTGAATGTAGTACCTTATATTATTACGATCATGGCTTTTACCGGTTTATACCTGTCTCTTCCCAATACAAAAGTCAGGTTCATCAACGGTTTGGTTGCAGGAGTGATTGCCGGTTGTGCTTTCCAGTTCTTTCAGTTCATATATATCAGCGGACAGATTTGGGTAAGTAAATACAATGCCATTTACGGTAGCTTTGCCGCTTTGCCTTTATTGCTGCTTTGGTTACAACTATCCTGGTTGATATGCCTTTTCGGAGCGGAACTGTCTTATGCCTCACAGAATGTGAAGAAGTTTAGTTTTGAGCGCGACAGTAAAAATATCAGCCGCAGATACAAAGATTTCCTGACCTTGCTTATCTCTTCCTTGATCATCAAACGGTTCGTCAATGGAGAGAAACCCTATACGGCCGATGAGCTGTCGGACGCTTATCGCATTCCCATCCGTCTCACGACAGACATACTTTATCTACTTACCGAACTCGGAATCATCATCGAAGTAAATTACGGCGACGATGAGCGTGTAGCCTACTATCAACCGGCCATCGACATCAATAAGATAACAGTCGGTTACCTGTTTGCAAAGATGGATGAATATGGTTCCGAAAATTTCAAGATAGATACTTCCAAACTTTTTACCAAAGAATGGCATGCATTACTGAAAACCCGGGAAGATATGATCAAAGCAAACGATAATATCCTGCTCAAAGATCTATGA
- a CDS encoding riboflavin synthase — protein MFSGIVEEAAQVVALNTDQGNLHITMKCSFVNELKIDQSVAHNGVCLTVVSLTDDTYTVTAIQETLDRSNLGLLKVGDLVNLERSMLMNGRLDGHIVQGHVDQTAVCKDVREADGSWYYTFEYTFDKAMAQQGYMTVEKGSVCVNGVSLTVCNSQQNSFEVAIIPYTHDNTNFCQIEKGTVVNLEFDIVGKYISKMMQFK, from the coding sequence ATGTTCTCAGGAATTGTAGAAGAAGCAGCTCAGGTGGTTGCGTTGAACACAGATCAGGGAAACCTGCATATCACAATGAAATGTTCATTTGTAAATGAGCTGAAAATTGATCAGAGTGTGGCACATAACGGCGTATGCCTTACAGTTGTAAGTCTGACTGACGATACATATACGGTGACAGCCATTCAGGAAACTCTGGACCGATCTAATCTGGGATTGCTGAAAGTGGGTGATCTGGTCAATCTGGAACGAAGCATGCTGATGAATGGTCGACTGGACGGTCATATCGTACAGGGACATGTGGATCAGACTGCTGTATGTAAAGATGTACGCGAGGCTGACGGTAGCTGGTATTATACATTTGAATATACATTTGACAAAGCAATGGCGCAACAAGGGTATATGACGGTGGAAAAAGGTTCCGTTTGCGTGAACGGTGTCAGCCTGACTGTCTGCAACTCACAGCAAAATAGTTTTGAAGTGGCTATTATTCCTTATACACATGATAATACGAACTTCTGCCAGATCGAAAAAGGTACGGTAGTCAATTTGGAATTTGATATTGTAGGCAAGTACATCAGCAAAATGATGCAGTTCAAATGA
- a CDS encoding TM2 domain-containing protein has protein sequence MEAKKVDQFLLANEHKFPEYEIPINHLLNLTPEKECLLMTTPFKSPGKILLASIFLGMFGVDRFLVGNIGKGIGKLLTGGGLGIWWLIDWFLITGVTKRKNMEKLNLIVNN, from the coding sequence ATGGAAGCTAAAAAAGTAGACCAGTTCCTTCTGGCCAATGAACATAAATTTCCGGAATATGAGATTCCTATCAATCATCTGCTAAATCTCACCCCGGAAAAAGAATGCCTTTTAATGACAACTCCTTTTAAAAGTCCGGGTAAAATACTTCTAGCTTCTATCTTCCTCGGAATGTTTGGTGTGGACCGTTTCCTGGTCGGTAATATAGGGAAAGGGATCGGTAAACTTCTCACCGGAGGCGGATTGGGGATTTGGTGGCTCATCGACTGGTTCCTGATTACCGGAGTAACAAAAAGGAAAAATATGGAGAAACTCAATCTGATAGTCAACAACTAA
- a CDS encoding DUF2752 domain-containing protein: protein MGIRNKYVYPAIVIMVGYALLSIPCIFHTITGYPCPACGTRRALLSLLKGDIYTSVLINPYGLLLALLVIFYTTGLISDFVRKNRQFRDWLKRSEQLLANKYILMLIILLMLLNWMWNIHKGL from the coding sequence GTGGGAATAAGAAATAAATATGTATATCCTGCCATAGTTATTATGGTGGGATATGCTTTATTATCAATCCCATGTATCTTCCATACCATTACCGGATATCCCTGTCCGGCATGCGGCACGCGACGTGCCTTACTCAGTCTGTTGAAAGGAGACATTTATACTTCTGTCCTGATCAATCCTTACGGATTACTATTGGCATTACTGGTTATTTTTTACACAACCGGACTTATATCCGATTTCGTACGAAAAAACCGCCAGTTCCGTGACTGGCTAAAAAGATCAGAACAGCTTCTTGCTAACAAATACATTCTCATGCTGATAATCTTACTTATGCTCCTGAATTGGATGTGGAATATCCATAAAGGTCTGTAG
- a CDS encoding diphosphate--fructose-6-phosphate 1-phosphotransferase gives MTKSALQIARAAYQPKVPAALKGAVKAVDGEYTESVADQEDIKKLFPNTYGMPIVTFEKSSEKKDMPAINVGVILSGGQAPGGHNVIAGIFDGVKATNKDSRLYGFILGPGGLIDHKYMELTADIIDEYRNTGGFDMIGSGRTKLETKEQFDKGLEILKELGISALVIIGGDDSNTNACVLAEYYKAINAGVQVIGCPKTIDGDLKNEQIETSFGFDTACKVYSEVIGNIQRDCNSAQKYWHFIKLMGRSASHIALECALQTQPNICIISEEVEEKNMSLDDIVTYIAGIVAKRAEEGHNFGTVLIPEGLIEFVPAMKRLIAELNDFLAKHDAEFKMIKKSEQRAYIISKLTKENSDLYASLPEGVARQLSLDRDPHGNVQVSLIETEKLLSEMVGNKLAQWKAEGKYNGKFAAQHHFFGYEGRCAAPSNYDADYCYSLGYTASCLIASGKTGYMSSVRNTTAPADKWIAGGIPVTMMMNMEKRHGEMKPVIQKALVKLDGAPFKKFAANRDEWALTTSYVYPGPIQYFGPTEVCDEPTKTLQLEQAK, from the coding sequence ATGACAAAGAGCGCATTACAAATTGCAAGAGCAGCTTACCAGCCTAAGGTACCCGCTGCATTGAAAGGTGCTGTAAAAGCCGTTGACGGCGAGTATACAGAATCAGTAGCCGATCAGGAAGATATCAAAAAACTGTTCCCTAACACGTACGGGATGCCGATCGTTACTTTCGAAAAGAGCAGCGAAAAGAAAGATATGCCTGCTATCAATGTAGGTGTGATCCTGTCAGGCGGTCAGGCTCCTGGTGGTCATAACGTGATTGCCGGTATCTTCGACGGTGTAAAAGCTACAAACAAAGACTCTCGTCTGTATGGCTTTATCCTGGGTCCCGGTGGTCTGATCGATCACAAATATATGGAACTGACAGCTGATATTATCGATGAATATCGTAATACAGGTGGTTTCGATATGATCGGTTCAGGTCGTACTAAACTGGAAACAAAAGAACAGTTCGACAAAGGTCTTGAAATCCTGAAAGAACTGGGTATCTCTGCTCTGGTTATTATCGGTGGTGACGACTCAAATACAAATGCTTGCGTATTGGCTGAATATTACAAAGCTATCAACGCAGGTGTACAGGTTATCGGTTGTCCGAAGACGATCGATGGTGACTTGAAGAACGAACAGATTGAAACTTCTTTCGGCTTCGATACTGCTTGTAAAGTATATTCAGAAGTGATCGGTAACATCCAACGTGATTGTAACTCAGCTCAGAAATACTGGCACTTCATCAAATTGATGGGACGTTCTGCTTCTCACATCGCACTGGAATGTGCTTTGCAGACTCAGCCGAACATCTGTATCATTTCTGAAGAAGTGGAAGAAAAGAACATGTCTTTGGATGATATTGTTACATATATAGCAGGTATCGTTGCAAAACGTGCTGAAGAAGGACATAACTTCGGTACTGTATTGATCCCTGAAGGTCTGATTGAATTCGTTCCGGCTATGAAGCGTCTGATCGCTGAATTGAACGACTTCCTGGCTAAACACGATGCAGAATTTAAGATGATCAAGAAGAGCGAACAGCGTGCTTATATCATCAGCAAGCTGACAAAAGAAAACTCTGACCTGTATGCTTCTCTGCCGGAAGGCGTTGCACGTCAGCTTTCTTTGGATCGTGACCCGCACGGAAACGTTCAGGTTTCTCTGATCGAAACAGAAAAACTGCTGTCTGAAATGGTTGGCAACAAGCTGGCTCAGTGGAAGGCAGAAGGTAAATATAACGGTAAGTTTGCTGCACAGCACCACTTCTTCGGTTACGAAGGTCGTTGCGCTGCTCCGTCTAACTACGATGCTGACTACTGCTATTCTTTGGGTTACACTGCTTCTTGCCTGATCGCTTCTGGTAAGACTGGTTATATGTCATCTGTACGTAATACGACTGCTCCTGCTGACAAGTGGATTGCCGGTGGTATTCCTGTAACAATGATGATGAACATGGAAAAACGTCATGGCGAAATGAAACCGGTTATCCAGAAAGCTTTGGTGAAACTGGACGGTGCTCCTTTCAAGAAGTTCGCTGCCAACCGCGACGAATGGGCATTGACTACAAGCTATGTTTATCCGGGTCCGATCCAGTACTTCGGTCCGACAGAAGTTTGCGACGAACCGACTAAGACGTTGCAGTTGGAACAGGCTAAGTAA
- a CDS encoding TM2 domain-containing protein has protein sequence MDAQKVDMFLMTNSSKLPASQMPFIRDRLLALDESKLIYLQTCDFKDPTTILIISVFLGSLGIDRFLIGDIGLGVGKLVTLGGCGIWSIIDWFLIMDATKKKNLEQLQNVLML, from the coding sequence ATGGACGCACAAAAAGTCGATATGTTCCTCATGACGAACAGTAGCAAATTGCCTGCCAGTCAGATGCCTTTTATCAGAGATCGTTTGTTAGCCTTAGATGAATCCAAGCTGATTTATTTACAAACCTGCGATTTTAAAGATCCGACAACGATACTTATCATTTCCGTCTTCCTGGGATCACTGGGTATAGACCGTTTCCTGATAGGTGACATAGGTTTGGGAGTCGGTAAATTAGTGACCCTGGGGGGCTGCGGAATCTGGTCGATCATCGACTGGTTCCTCATCATGGATGCTACTAAAAAGAAAAATCTGGAACAGCTACAAAACGTATTAATGCTTTAA
- a CDS encoding MATE family efflux transporter — protein MNTSDLTHGSVWKVIIRFALPLLIGNLLQQLYNITDSIIIGQFLGKEALAAVSASFFIYYFIISLVIGVGSGTSVVVSQFFGAKQYDKVQRAFSSFFIFMLVAGIALSIAGIIFAEPIFRLTNTPEEVIPGAVAYFRIYIGGTFLFVTFNSIISILRGVGESIRPMIFIFITTVLNIVLDLLFIVGFDWGIEGAARATVIAQGIGMCVALGYVNNTHPLLSIKKQDLLFDMKLFKEGLKIGLPTSVQQCAIALGLIALLGIVNSFGTDTLTAYGAAGKIDTIITQAVLTLSGALAAFCGQNIGAGRFDRVRQGLRFTMLVNVIFSVITFAAVYFFGEEMMCAFTNDPAVIAIGKEYLLIIGGFFIVHGALNIYNGALRGAGDTIFTMITSLLCLWLIRIPLAYQLSAWYGRQGIWWAIGISIAIGLLITYIYYKMDIWKKRCVVK, from the coding sequence ATGAACACCTCAGACCTGACACACGGTTCCGTATGGAAAGTGATCATTCGTTTCGCTTTGCCGCTGCTTATCGGGAACTTACTGCAACAGCTCTATAATATTACGGACAGTATTATCATCGGGCAGTTCTTGGGAAAAGAAGCACTAGCTGCCGTTTCCGCCTCTTTTTTCATTTACTATTTTATTATATCATTGGTTATCGGTGTCGGAAGCGGTACATCCGTTGTCGTTTCGCAATTCTTCGGAGCCAAACAATATGATAAAGTGCAGCGGGCATTCTCTTCCTTTTTTATATTTATGCTGGTGGCAGGCATCGCCCTTTCCATCGCCGGAATCATATTTGCAGAACCGATCTTCCGTCTGACCAATACACCGGAAGAAGTCATACCGGGTGCCGTTGCTTATTTCAGGATTTATATAGGAGGAACTTTCCTGTTTGTGACATTCAACAGTATTATCTCCATATTAAGGGGTGTAGGTGAATCGATCCGTCCGATGATCTTCATTTTCATCACGACAGTACTGAATATCGTCCTGGATTTACTTTTTATCGTAGGCTTCGACTGGGGAATCGAAGGAGCAGCACGTGCAACCGTCATCGCGCAGGGCATTGGCATGTGTGTCGCTTTGGGATATGTAAACAACACGCATCCCCTGCTCTCCATCAAAAAACAGGATTTACTGTTTGATATGAAACTCTTCAAGGAAGGTTTGAAAATAGGATTGCCGACCAGCGTCCAGCAGTGTGCAATCGCATTAGGGCTGATCGCACTCCTCGGAATAGTAAACAGTTTCGGTACTGATACGCTGACGGCCTATGGTGCTGCAGGCAAAATAGATACCATCATAACACAAGCCGTTCTCACCCTGTCCGGAGCACTGGCTGCCTTTTGCGGACAAAATATCGGAGCCGGTCGTTTCGACCGTGTTCGCCAGGGACTTCGTTTCACCATGCTGGTCAATGTTATATTCAGCGTGATCACTTTTGCCGCCGTTTACTTTTTCGGAGAGGAGATGATGTGCGCATTCACCAACGATCCGGCTGTTATCGCTATCGGGAAAGAATATTTACTGATCATCGGAGGATTCTTTATTGTACACGGTGCTTTGAACATATACAACGGAGCACTCCGTGGTGCAGGCGATACCATTTTCACGATGATTACCAGCCTGCTCTGTCTGTGGTTGATCCGTATTCCGCTGGCTTACCAACTAAGTGCCTGGTACGGGCGGCAAGGGATCTGGTGGGCAATCGGGATCAGTATTGCCATCGGGTTGCTTATTACCTATATATATTACAAGATGGATATTTGGAAGAAAAGATGTGTCGTGAAATGA